One segment of candidate division KSB1 bacterium DNA contains the following:
- a CDS encoding peptidase C1: MKRCSMLVVVAIALSMPLKTAFSQAPLDTVIYKVTEVQGRERTTLTLDFSKVAKPASVELFAPLFHLPPLSQGRTGTCWAFAGTSFLESELKRLGRGEVKLSEMHTVYYEYVEKARRFVREKGDSHFAQGSELNAVVERMKQYGAVPAEAYTGRKEGREQHDHGKLEQEMSDYLRFVKQHELWDEEQVIAHIKKTLNRHLGEPPTTITVGKKRMSPKEYLERELRLPLEAYVSVMSTKSEPFYTKAEYKVPDNWWHCKDYYNVPLDEFYQALKTALQRGYTAALAADTSEPGKSGEDDVAIVPTFDVPPGFINQDSREFRIYNGTTTDDHAIHAVGYQRIGDHDWFLIKDSGSSAFRGEHKGYFFYRGDYVRLKVLVFMVHKDAIPELMAKFQ; this comes from the coding sequence ATGAAACGTTGCTCGATGCTTGTTGTGGTCGCAATAGCGCTCTCCATGCCTCTGAAAACGGCTTTTTCCCAGGCTCCCCTCGATACGGTGATCTACAAAGTGACCGAAGTCCAGGGGAGAGAGCGCACTACCCTTACGCTGGACTTTTCCAAGGTAGCCAAACCCGCATCAGTGGAACTCTTTGCCCCCCTTTTCCACTTGCCCCCGCTCAGTCAGGGCCGTACGGGCACCTGCTGGGCCTTCGCCGGCACCTCTTTCCTGGAGTCGGAGCTCAAGCGCTTGGGCCGCGGAGAGGTAAAGCTCTCGGAAATGCACACGGTCTACTACGAATATGTGGAAAAGGCACGCCGCTTCGTGCGCGAAAAAGGGGATTCGCACTTTGCGCAGGGCTCGGAACTGAACGCAGTCGTCGAGCGGATGAAACAGTACGGCGCGGTGCCGGCTGAAGCCTATACGGGCCGTAAAGAGGGCAGAGAGCAACACGACCATGGCAAGCTGGAACAGGAGATGAGTGACTACCTGCGATTTGTCAAGCAACATGAGCTTTGGGACGAAGAGCAGGTGATCGCCCACATCAAGAAGACGCTCAACAGGCATCTGGGCGAGCCGCCGACGACGATTACGGTCGGCAAAAAGAGGATGTCGCCCAAGGAGTACCTGGAAAGAGAGCTTCGCCTGCCGCTCGAGGCCTACGTGTCGGTCATGTCCACCAAGTCTGAACCGTTCTACACCAAGGCTGAGTACAAGGTGCCGGACAATTGGTGGCATTGCAAGGACTACTACAACGTACCCCTGGATGAATTCTACCAGGCGCTGAAAACGGCTTTGCAGCGCGGGTACACGGCGGCATTGGCTGCAGATACCTCCGAACCAGGCAAGAGCGGCGAAGACGACGTGGCGATTGTGCCTACCTTCGATGTCCCGCCCGGGTTCATCAACCAGGATTCTCGGGAGTTCCGCATCTACAACGGAACCACTACCGATGACCATGCCATCCATGCGGTGGGCTACCAGCGTATCGGCGACCACGACTGGTTCCTTATCAAGGACTCGGGCTCGAGTGCTTTCCGCGGGGAGCACAAAGGCTACTTTTTCTACAGGGGCGACTACGTGCGCCTCAAGGTCTTGGTATTCATGGTGCACAAGGATGCTATTCCCGAGCTAATGGCCAAATTCCAATAA
- a CDS encoding dipeptidase, with translation MHAKLTMLALAGLTVNLTAQVPLSEKDLVARARLIHEQVLTLDSHCDAPLNLLREGWDPGVRHQPGQRGSGKVDLPRMKEGGLDAQFFAVFVAQGPRTPEGYARAQEQALKLFQAIHGMCARYPELAELATSPEDAYRIEATGKRAIFIGIENGYAIGKDLSLLKKYYDLGARYVTLCHTSNNDICDSSTDQKGPEHHGLSEFGKQVVAEMNRLGMIVDVSHVSDETFYDVLEASRAPVIASHSCARVLCNNPRNLSDEMLKRLAEKGGVMQMCILSAYVKETPPNREREAALQRLREKYGPWSQIRDPKVREQLRQEWEAIDAEYPETKATVQDVVDHIDHVVKLVGIDHVGIGTDFDGGGGVIGCDDVSEMPNITIELLRRGYGEEDIRKIWGGNFIRVFRDVVREAEREKAE, from the coding sequence ATGCACGCGAAGTTGACCATGTTGGCCCTTGCAGGGCTGACAGTAAACCTCACCGCCCAGGTCCCTCTTTCGGAAAAAGACCTTGTGGCCAGGGCAAGGCTCATCCACGAGCAAGTTCTGACCCTCGACAGCCACTGCGACGCCCCTCTCAACCTCCTGCGCGAAGGCTGGGACCCAGGCGTGCGGCACCAGCCTGGGCAGCGTGGCAGCGGCAAAGTCGATCTGCCGCGCATGAAGGAGGGCGGCCTGGACGCGCAGTTCTTTGCCGTCTTTGTGGCTCAGGGCCCGAGAACCCCTGAGGGCTATGCGCGTGCACAGGAGCAGGCGCTCAAGCTTTTCCAGGCCATCCACGGCATGTGCGCCCGCTACCCCGAGCTCGCCGAGCTGGCTACCTCGCCAGAGGACGCCTACCGCATCGAAGCAACGGGCAAAAGAGCCATCTTCATCGGTATCGAGAATGGCTACGCGATCGGCAAGGACCTGTCTCTCCTCAAGAAGTACTACGACCTGGGCGCCCGCTACGTCACCCTTTGCCACACAAGCAACAATGATATCTGCGACTCGTCCACCGATCAGAAGGGCCCCGAGCATCACGGCCTCAGCGAATTCGGCAAGCAGGTTGTGGCGGAGATGAACAGGTTGGGCATGATCGTCGACGTCTCCCACGTCTCGGACGAGACATTCTACGATGTGCTTGAGGCCAGCAGAGCCCCGGTGATCGCTTCCCACTCTTGCGCTCGCGTCCTCTGCAACAACCCGCGCAACCTTAGCGACGAGATGTTGAAAAGGTTGGCGGAAAAGGGCGGCGTCATGCAGATGTGCATCCTGAGTGCCTACGTCAAGGAGACGCCGCCAAACCGCGAGCGCGAGGCTGCACTACAGAGGCTGCGGGAAAAATACGGGCCGTGGAGCCAAATCAGGGACCCAAAAGTCCGGGAGCAACTCCGCCAAGAGTGGGAAGCCATCGATGCGGAGTATCCGGAGACAAAAGCCACCGTGCAGGATGTGGTTGACCACATCGACCACGTAGTGAAACTGGTGGGGATCGACCACGTGGGCATCGGCACCGATTTTGACGGTGGCGGAGGGGTTATCGGGTGCGACGATGTCTCGGAGATGCCCAACATAACCATTGAGTTGCTCAGGCGCGGGTACGGAGAGGAAGACATCCGGAAAATCTGGGGCGGGAACTTTATCCGGGTCTTCAGAGATGTAGTTCGAGAGGCAGAAAGAGAAAAGGCTGAATAG
- the ltaE gene encoding low-specificity L-threonine aldolase: MEECNVDFVDLRSDTVTKPTPGMREAMANAEVGDDVFGEDPTVNRLQEEVAELLGKEAALFVPSGTMSNQIAIKCHTLPGDEVILERDSHSFHYEGGGPAMLSGVQLHPLPGVRGVITAEQVAAAVRPADHHYPRTRLVCIENTHNRAGGTIFPLQTIREIRQVADRFGLRMHLDGARLWNAAVATGISEREYAAHFDSVSVCLSKGLGAPVGSLLAGSREFIDLAHRYRKIFGGGMRQVGILAAAGLYALAHHRQRLAEDHRRARRLAEALAETPGLGVDLASVQTNMVFVDVGQTGMEAPQVVAAVRAQGVLCLALGPSVIRLVTHLDVDDAGVERAIGAFRIAVKA, translated from the coding sequence ATGGAGGAGTGCAACGTGGACTTTGTGGACTTGCGAAGCGACACGGTCACCAAGCCGACCCCAGGCATGCGCGAGGCAATGGCCAACGCGGAAGTGGGTGATGACGTGTTCGGGGAGGACCCGACGGTCAACAGGCTCCAGGAGGAAGTGGCCGAACTTTTGGGCAAGGAGGCTGCCCTATTCGTGCCCAGCGGCACCATGAGCAACCAGATCGCAATCAAGTGCCATACCTTGCCAGGTGACGAGGTCATCCTCGAAAGGGACAGCCACAGTTTTCACTACGAAGGGGGCGGGCCCGCCATGCTCTCCGGCGTGCAGCTCCATCCGCTGCCGGGGGTACGTGGTGTGATCACCGCCGAGCAGGTTGCGGCGGCGGTGCGACCAGCTGACCATCACTATCCGCGCACGAGACTTGTGTGCATTGAGAACACGCACAACAGGGCAGGCGGGACCATATTCCCCCTTCAGACGATTCGCGAGATACGCCAGGTGGCGGACCGGTTCGGCTTGCGCATGCACCTCGATGGCGCCCGGCTCTGGAATGCGGCGGTGGCCACGGGCATCAGCGAAAGGGAGTACGCTGCCCATTTTGACTCGGTCTCAGTGTGCCTTTCCAAAGGGCTGGGCGCGCCGGTGGGGTCGTTGTTGGCCGGAAGTCGGGAGTTCATTGACCTGGCGCATCGGTATCGGAAGATCTTTGGAGGCGGAATGCGCCAGGTGGGCATCCTGGCTGCAGCTGGGCTTTACGCCCTTGCCCACCACCGGCAGCGCCTGGCTGAGGACCATCGCCGCGCCCGTCGCCTCGCAGAAGCGCTGGCCGAGACCCCGGGGCTTGGCGTCGACTTGGCAAGTGTGCAAACCAACATGGTGTTTGTGGACGTGGGCCAGACTGGTATGGAGGCGCCGCAAGTGGTGGCAGCGGTGCGTGCCCAGGGAGTGCTTTGCCTTGCCCTCGGCCCCTCGGTCATCCGCTTGGTCACCCACTTGGATGTGGACGACGCAGGGGTGGAACGAGCCATCGGCGCATTTCGCATAGCGGTCAAAGCGTGA
- a CDS encoding fumarylacetoacetate hydrolase family protein, with product MVQKRQAVRAFSYQTSKGEIRIGVETEEGVFNFTHAWEIFKEIKARGRGPDFHFLQMMVEMDFFNGETFREVLSTLRQFRSLDDLRLDGKIRFEVPIARPQKILCIGRNFKAHAEEWGAQVPEEPIFFAKMPSALLPHEGTIVLPRGIGRVDHELELAVVIGKAGRDIKAEAAWEYVAGYCVANDVTARDLQRKDMEARRPWLRSKSFDTFCPLGPFLVPRDEVPDIVERRMELRVNGQVRQQSVVGHMVFPIPELISHISRHMTLAAGDIICTGTPEGTLPLRAGDVVEAEIEGIGLLRNPVAEGKA from the coding sequence ATGGTTCAGAAAAGACAGGCAGTGAGAGCGTTCTCCTACCAGACATCAAAGGGGGAGATACGCATCGGCGTGGAGACCGAGGAAGGGGTATTCAACTTTACCCATGCCTGGGAGATTTTCAAAGAGATAAAGGCCAGAGGACGAGGCCCTGATTTCCATTTTCTCCAGATGATGGTGGAGATGGACTTTTTCAACGGCGAGACGTTCCGAGAGGTGCTCTCCACCCTGCGGCAGTTCCGGTCCTTAGATGATCTGCGGTTGGACGGCAAGATTCGCTTCGAGGTGCCCATCGCCCGGCCCCAGAAGATTCTGTGCATAGGGCGCAACTTTAAGGCGCATGCCGAGGAGTGGGGCGCCCAGGTGCCGGAAGAGCCCATCTTCTTTGCCAAAATGCCTTCTGCGCTGCTCCCCCACGAAGGGACGATCGTGCTACCGCGGGGCATTGGCAGAGTCGACCATGAGCTAGAGTTGGCAGTGGTCATCGGCAAAGCGGGGAGAGACATCAAGGCCGAAGCTGCATGGGAGTATGTGGCCGGCTACTGTGTGGCCAACGACGTGACCGCCCGGGACTTGCAGCGTAAGGACATGGAGGCCCGACGCCCCTGGCTGCGTTCTAAGAGCTTCGACACTTTCTGCCCTTTGGGACCATTTCTAGTTCCCCGCGACGAAGTGCCCGACATCGTGGAGAGGCGGATGGAGCTGCGCGTAAACGGTCAGGTGCGGCAGCAAAGTGTGGTGGGGCACATGGTGTTTCCCATTCCAGAACTCATTAGCCACATCTCCCGCCACATGACGCTGGCAGCGGGCGACATTATTTGCACCGGAACACCGGAGGGGACCCTTCCGCTCCGCGCCGGGGATGTGGTCGAGGCAGAGATTGAGGGTATCGGCTTGCTGCGCAACCCAGTGGCAGAGGGCAAGGCCTGA